Below is a window of Paramisgurnus dabryanus chromosome 20, PD_genome_1.1, whole genome shotgun sequence DNA.
acattgtgtgttttttatatgttgCAGGCattacaattattttattataggCTACATTTTTGTCACTTGTTTCAGATATCTACAGCTGATTATTGTTGAaattcatcttttttttttacatttttttatatagacATCTGTTTTTACTCCATCGTATGGATCAGTGACTAATGTTCGAGTGAACAGCACTATGACAACACAGCAAGTTCTTAACTTACTTCTTCATAAGTTTCGGGTAAGTTTTGCCTTATTTAGTTTTGATGATACAGCAACCTACTGTTCATTATTACACTGCTCTGTACTTGTACAGGTAGATAATACTGCGGATGAATTTGGTCTCTACCTAGTCCATGAATCAGGAggtaatattttttattccaaagtttactttaaacaaaagtaaattTACCTTACAAgagatttttaattttattagaGAGAGCAAAACTAAAAGAAACAGAATACCCTCTGGTATCTCGTCTGCTGCATGGTCCATGTGAAAAAATCGCCAGAATATTTATTATGGAAAAGGACCTTGGTGAAGAGATTACGTACGATGTGAGTATATCTATGCATTTCAAAGTTTAAAATTTGCATGCTTCCCCAGGCAAACTTACATTCAGTTGCtcatatataaatgaaattgcAGTTTAAGATGCTACATACAGTTTCAAGTCTAATTTTAGGCATATGTAGCTTATCAAGAAGTCTAACAATCGTACAAATATATCTGTTGCAGAATTTGTTtgctttattattaaaattatgCTCTAAATGAGCATGTTGGCTTCTCTATTTCCTATTCCGCATTTTCTCATATTTAAATTAATcgtttatttgattttaaactGTGGTTAAAATATCTATACGGTATTTTAAGGGTTAACACACTTTCTTGTCTTTCAGGTTGCACAGTATATCAAATTTGAAATGCCTGTTTTGGACAGTTTCATTAAGAAATTGAAAgaggaggaagagagagagattttaaAACTGACTAGAAAGTAAATACTTACATTCCCCAAGtggcacaatttttttttataaaataaagattttcCAATTTCCAATCAATGGACAATACAAGCATAAATTTGTATTCATTATAATCTGaactgtgttgttgtttgtCATTTCACAGATACAGTGTACTAAAATCCATGATATTGCAGAAATTAGATGGCATCTCTCAGATGAATCATGTGTGAGAAAATCTGCTGACATCAGAAGAATCAACAGTGACTTAGGCTATAGGCTAGTTTTAGGGTTTTATTTTCAGAAGACAAGTGCAATAACTAGTATATAACATATAGGCTAGTTTTGTAcattatatactgtattaattgtatttttACCCATAATTCTCAGGCATTACAAATGACCTAGATTGTTTTTATGATGTACATATATGATCTCCGTGGTTTTAAAAGGGCCAACTattgtattttttgtaaaacttttagAATATACTCTTGATATTATTTCTACAGTAatggtatttttatttttcataaaattaaTATATGAGAAATGTTTATATGATTTTATATATTGTCACTGTCTATTTCTATGTAATATTGTCTGGTTAGTTTTATACATGCATGTAGAAAATCATGTCACCTCGAATAAATAGCAGCAGACATTAGACCATATAAAACATCAGTATGCCTTATTTAAATAGATGCTCAATTGTCTGCGCTCCTCGGCCGGGCACATTGACAATTCACTTTTTTAAACTCCACAGTCTTTATTTTCATAATCTTAAATCATTGTTTCAATGTTTTAGAAAAATAGCTTGTGCTTTTTCATTCATGTTCACAATAAATGTCTATTGTTCTTAAAGGGACCCTCATACTGAGCCAGTTCCCACGAGCTATAAAAGGTTGTTGTGATGGCAGTGCCTTCTGGTTTCAGCGCCCATGTTACACATTGGGAGGCATCATGGGAAACAAGGAACATTTCAGTCCTCAAGGTTGTTCCCTTTTCCTGGACATGCAGcactatgttttttttattctggcaacactttacagtaaggttaTAACATAACTTGACCTACATAACAAATACTGCTACAGTGTTAATTAATGCATGTTATTATCAGCATTTATCAAACTTAACTGTAACATtatttaatgcacaatgaactaacataaaTAATTGCATTGTCATTAACATTAGATTAAtagaaattaataaatgctaaaaaaactgtattgcttattgttagttcatttctgctgatgcatttactaatgtgaacaaatcATACTTTTTGTAAAAAGTTTCCCATTATTCTTTTCCAAGATCTGAAAATGATTTCCTGGCACACATAATTAATTGTATC
It encodes the following:
- the rassf4a gene encoding ras association domain-containing protein 4a isoform X7 — protein: MEEGELIVEGLLNISWGLRRPIRLQMQDDNERFYYDCTEAWRSESSESSRNENNEQSNPLQFSSEPNNNKICATSIPTAGMDGYDAEEDVPQLLRTRSDASFVNIQRRSKIHNSADSQQIKRHRFSINGHFYNHKTSVFTPSYGSVTNVRVNSTMTTQQVLNLLLHKFRVSFALFSFDDTATYCSLLHCSVLVQVDNTADEFGLYLVHESGERAKLKETEYPLVSRLLHGPCEKIARIFIMEKDLGEEITYDVAQYIKFEMPVLDSFIKKLKEEEEREILKLTRKYSVLKSMILQKLDGISQMNHV
- the rassf4a gene encoding ras association domain-containing protein 4a isoform X4, whose protein sequence is MLGGKTVRIKILKLKLWLSALMTAKEEGELIVEGLLNISWGLRRPIRLQMQDDNERFYYDCTEAWRSESSESSRNENNEQSNPLQFSSEPNNNKICATSIPTAGMDGYDAEEDVPQLLRTRSDASFVNIQRRSKIHNSADSQQIKRHRFSINGHFYNHKTSVFTPSYGSVTNVRVNSTMTTQQVLNLLLHKFRVSFALFSFDDTATYCSLLHCSVLVQVDNTADEFGLYLVHESGERAKLKETEYPLVSRLLHGPCEKIARIFIMEKDLGEEITYDVAQYIKFEMPVLDSFIKKLKEEEEREILKLTRKYSVLKSMILQKLDGISQMNHV